Proteins encoded together in one Terriglobus saanensis SP1PR4 window:
- a CDS encoding TonB-dependent receptor — protein sequence MHNIFKSWSLLLLLLTMTVAAPFAHAQSSFGQITGTITDPAGAAIPGVTVTITSANTQAKRTVTTDTDGNYIATNLPIGTYSISVTQTGFRTAQQADVTISADAKVSSNFALQLGQASEVVQVEGGAVEALNTTSGELARVIDSKQVENLALNGRNYTQLLTLVPGAVVTNPDIFSVTTSLASNNQTINGNRSDTGNLTVDGAYNQVAGSNGSLMNNVGPDFIREVKIDTSNASAEFGRTSGPSFNIVTKSGSNSWHGGAFEILRNNYFDATNYVAKKKTQLIFNDFGFFLGGPIIKDKLFFFVGEEWKRLRQQAVASTFTVPTTAMQNGDFSALCTSTSTGGTPNTFVNGVCSSTAGQLYYPGTATPIPSNNIASLITTDGRAIANVYKIISAAGLSFRDGGIPSNNLTLAPSSPLNFHQDLVRFDYVINDKHTLYGRWIHDANTLIDPFGTFSNSGILNTTPTTRNRPGQSYLLSETWAIRSNFLNQAQINTSWAAQRIPPAGNNWKRETFGFQYNKLYPGAGPYPNGIPIVNITNYAPFQGPNFALQSPSTDIQVADNVTYIKGNHNFKFGGVYIRDRVDQNGRSNYTGTATFNSTPTSSNCKAASGNTTCYALADAFLGNFQSYQEASADPIGHFRFNQVEWFAQDSWKATRKLSLEIGLRWQLISPFYTQGNNVSNFDPAAYNPAAAVTVLPNGRLTPGIGNPYNGLVRAGDGVPADQAKRVLNVNTALFPLIPAGAPRGLYNMNGAFGPRFGFAYAVDNNTVVRGGIGLFYYRPQGNLIFSQLNLPPFLQNTQFDTGNLATIGSLAANNTGLQAGISAIDPTNHNPSTIQYSFGFQRQLPKSVLFEMNYVGNVAHHQLRQPNINFPDLAPLVANATTGNNAISSTNFFNPYKGYTAINSNRFDSNYNYNSLQMFSSKRAGIVTYTLAYTYSKALGDSNGNNTTLENWRDLNYNYGNLTNDRRHAFVATFVIQAPEFRGHNYLVREVAGGWQISGVARLQSGPYLTVQATSTLGLGTVRADRVPGTAIYTTGRAGIDGYVNNISRAGNTATPFVATPKTLARFGNSGNGAVVGPGLAQTDATLSKFFPITERVRVKFQADAFNVLNRTNFSGVNLNASNSNFGTVSGAYPPRQLQLGLKALF from the coding sequence ATGCACAATATTTTCAAGAGCTGGAGTTTGCTCCTGCTTTTACTCACCATGACTGTTGCTGCTCCGTTTGCACACGCGCAGAGTAGCTTTGGACAAATTACGGGAACCATCACCGATCCTGCAGGGGCTGCGATTCCCGGCGTCACGGTGACGATCACTTCTGCAAACACGCAGGCGAAGCGTACGGTGACCACCGACACCGACGGAAATTACATTGCGACCAACCTGCCCATCGGGACCTATTCCATCTCTGTAACGCAAACGGGATTCCGTACGGCGCAGCAGGCGGACGTCACCATCTCCGCGGATGCCAAGGTTTCTTCCAACTTTGCTCTCCAACTCGGGCAGGCCAGCGAAGTCGTCCAGGTAGAGGGCGGCGCTGTGGAAGCGCTGAACACTACTTCCGGTGAACTGGCGCGCGTCATCGATTCCAAGCAGGTAGAAAACCTCGCCCTGAACGGCCGCAACTACACGCAGTTGCTTACGCTTGTTCCGGGTGCTGTCGTGACCAACCCCGATATCTTTTCCGTGACGACGTCTCTTGCTTCCAACAATCAGACGATCAACGGCAATCGAAGCGATACCGGCAATCTCACAGTGGATGGTGCCTACAACCAAGTGGCAGGATCGAACGGTTCGTTGATGAACAACGTCGGTCCTGACTTTATTCGCGAAGTAAAGATCGACACTTCGAACGCCTCGGCCGAGTTCGGGCGTACCTCGGGACCGTCCTTCAACATCGTGACCAAGAGCGGTTCGAACTCCTGGCACGGAGGCGCGTTCGAGATCCTGCGCAACAATTATTTTGATGCCACAAACTATGTGGCCAAGAAGAAGACGCAGCTGATCTTCAACGACTTCGGCTTCTTTCTCGGCGGTCCGATCATCAAGGACAAGCTCTTCTTCTTCGTAGGAGAAGAGTGGAAGCGGCTTCGCCAGCAGGCCGTCGCTTCGACCTTTACCGTACCAACGACCGCCATGCAGAATGGCGATTTCTCGGCGCTCTGCACCAGCACCTCCACAGGCGGTACGCCGAATACCTTCGTCAATGGCGTCTGCTCTTCGACCGCCGGACAGCTCTACTATCCTGGGACGGCAACGCCTATTCCCTCCAACAACATTGCGTCGCTCATCACTACCGATGGACGCGCGATCGCCAACGTCTACAAAATCATCTCTGCCGCTGGACTCAGCTTCCGCGATGGTGGCATCCCCAGCAACAACCTCACGCTGGCGCCTTCCAGTCCGCTGAACTTCCACCAAGACCTGGTCCGCTTCGACTATGTCATCAACGACAAGCACACCCTCTATGGCCGCTGGATCCACGATGCCAACACGCTCATCGATCCCTTCGGTACCTTCTCCAACAGCGGCATTCTGAACACGACGCCAACGACCCGCAACCGTCCAGGACAGAGCTACCTGCTCTCAGAGACCTGGGCGATCCGCTCCAACTTCCTGAACCAGGCGCAGATCAACACCAGTTGGGCAGCGCAACGCATTCCTCCCGCTGGCAATAACTGGAAGCGCGAGACGTTTGGCTTTCAATACAACAAGCTCTATCCGGGTGCCGGACCGTATCCGAACGGCATTCCCATTGTGAACATCACCAACTACGCTCCCTTCCAGGGACCCAACTTCGCGCTGCAATCGCCGTCCACGGACATCCAGGTTGCGGACAATGTGACGTACATCAAGGGCAATCACAACTTCAAATTTGGTGGAGTCTACATCCGCGACCGTGTGGATCAGAACGGCCGCTCGAACTACACCGGAACTGCTACCTTCAACTCCACACCCACTTCGAGCAACTGCAAAGCTGCCAGCGGAAACACGACCTGCTATGCACTTGCCGATGCATTCCTCGGCAACTTCCAGAGCTACCAGGAGGCCAGTGCGGACCCGATCGGACACTTCCGCTTCAATCAGGTGGAGTGGTTTGCGCAGGACAGCTGGAAGGCGACTCGCAAGTTGAGCCTGGAGATTGGCCTTCGCTGGCAGTTGATCTCACCGTTCTACACGCAGGGCAACAACGTCTCAAACTTCGATCCCGCCGCCTACAATCCGGCAGCAGCGGTTACGGTCCTCCCGAATGGACGGCTCACACCGGGCATCGGAAATCCGTATAACGGTCTCGTCCGTGCTGGCGATGGTGTTCCCGCCGACCAGGCGAAGCGCGTCCTCAACGTAAACACAGCACTCTTCCCCCTGATCCCTGCGGGCGCGCCGCGTGGCCTCTACAACATGAACGGAGCCTTCGGTCCGCGCTTTGGATTTGCATACGCCGTCGACAACAATACGGTCGTCCGTGGCGGTATCGGTCTGTTCTACTACCGTCCACAGGGCAATCTGATCTTCAGCCAGTTGAATCTCCCGCCGTTTCTGCAAAATACCCAGTTCGACACAGGTAACCTCGCGACCATTGGAAGTCTCGCGGCGAATAACACGGGTCTCCAGGCGGGCATCAGCGCGATCGACCCGACAAACCACAATCCTTCCACCATCCAGTACAGCTTCGGTTTCCAGCGTCAGCTTCCAAAGTCTGTTCTCTTCGAAATGAACTACGTCGGCAATGTGGCCCACCACCAGCTGCGTCAGCCGAACATCAACTTTCCCGACCTTGCTCCTTTGGTCGCCAATGCCACTACAGGCAACAATGCGATCTCGTCGACCAATTTCTTCAATCCCTACAAGGGATATACCGCCATCAATTCCAACCGCTTCGATTCGAATTACAACTACAACTCACTGCAGATGTTTTCGTCCAAGCGCGCCGGCATTGTCACGTACACCCTTGCTTATACGTACTCCAAGGCCTTGGGTGATTCGAACGGAAACAACACCACGCTCGAGAACTGGCGCGATCTCAACTACAACTATGGCAACCTGACCAACGACCGCCGCCATGCTTTTGTGGCAACCTTCGTCATCCAGGCACCGGAGTTCAGAGGTCATAACTACCTGGTTCGCGAAGTGGCTGGCGGCTGGCAGATAAGTGGTGTCGCTCGTCTGCAGAGCGGTCCCTACCTCACCGTTCAGGCGACCTCGACGCTTGGTCTGGGAACCGTGCGTGCGGATCGCGTTCCGGGTACTGCGATCTACACCACCGGCCGCGCCGGAATTGATGGCTACGTCAACAACATCAGCCGGGCGGGAAATACCGCGACTCCGTTTGTGGCGACGCCCAAGACGCTTGCCCGTTTCGGTAACTCCGGAAACGGTGCGGTTGTCGGTCCGGGCCTTGCGCAGACCGATGCAACCCTGTCGAAGTTCTTCCCGATCACCGAACGTGTTCGCGTGAAGTTCCAGGCAGATGCGTTCAACGTTCTCAACCGCACGAACTTTTCTGGCGTGAACCTCAATGCTAGCAACTCCAACTTCGGTACTGTCTCCGGTGCCTACCCGCCGCGTCAGTTGCAGCTTGGTCTGAAGGCGTTGTTCTAG
- a CDS encoding polysaccharide biosynthesis/export family protein, which yields MSLRASRIFYKVVPGLTRSFVTGSAGAALALCLSTGYLTAQAAPAAAPQAATPQMPAPVNVPQATPASRTTNSGNGQNWGNSQTQQQNQNRQNRNTQNQGDNSTTAQPVAPTEFQVMVAGTAGRILPIFGADLFDGAPSTFAPIDDVPVTGDYVIGPGDEIRLNTTGQLNREGSFTVDRLGNITIPDVGPVHVSGLRYSELNHSIRTQMERVYRNFELNISMGELRSIQVFVVGQARRPGVYTVSSLSTLLNALFASGGPSGTGSLRHIELRRGSSVVTELDLYDFLLHGDKSKDVRLEPGDVIFIPQIGPQVAITGSVNTPAIFELRNEASISQLLQLAGGVSVVASSALIRVESIYEHSERAFQDVDLSSPAPFPVKNGDIVSIGSITDRFRETITLRGNVANPGRYTWHAGMHVRDLIPNKDALITRAYYRSITALGQNTNYNGPVDTGLNTMSAAAAAPSSRGSNTASSITAGGGTITGDLNGPSSTTTASTANTTTRTDVVLPAPDINWDYAVIERQDPDGLNTTLLPFRLGDLVLRNDESQNLALQPGDVVTIFSQADLRVPSAHQTRFIHLEGEFVSAGVYSVLPGETLRQVIQRAGGLTPDAFLYASEFTRESTRRIQQQRLSEYADSLEAQINTQSSKAMSNSTGNTDGITAELLPARQSVARLRQLRATGRIVLQMKPDDVGLNAIPDMSIEDGDRFVISRKPSTVLVQGEVFSPNAFLFESGHRVKDYLHIAGGPDRQADKSRIFVIRADGSVISKQFGNLDHAPIFAGDTVVVPPQVKTGSLLRDLALISTVVNSVTQIGLLGAVILTR from the coding sequence ATGTCTCTCAGAGCATCACGCATCTTCTACAAAGTCGTCCCAGGCTTAACCCGGTCTTTCGTTACTGGCAGTGCCGGTGCGGCCCTCGCTCTCTGCCTTTCCACCGGATATCTGACGGCCCAGGCAGCTCCAGCGGCAGCACCCCAGGCGGCGACACCTCAGATGCCAGCGCCCGTCAATGTGCCTCAGGCCACGCCTGCATCCAGGACGACGAACTCCGGCAACGGCCAAAACTGGGGCAATAGTCAGACACAGCAGCAAAATCAAAACCGGCAAAACCGCAATACGCAAAACCAGGGAGACAACTCTACGACCGCGCAGCCCGTGGCGCCTACCGAGTTTCAGGTCATGGTCGCAGGAACCGCCGGTCGCATTCTTCCCATCTTCGGCGCAGACCTCTTTGACGGCGCACCCTCGACCTTCGCCCCGATTGACGACGTGCCCGTCACGGGCGACTACGTCATCGGCCCCGGCGACGAGATTCGACTCAACACCACAGGTCAGTTGAACCGGGAGGGCAGTTTTACCGTTGACCGGCTGGGAAACATCACAATTCCTGACGTCGGTCCGGTTCACGTCTCGGGACTTCGCTATTCGGAGCTCAATCACTCCATTCGTACCCAGATGGAGAGGGTCTACCGAAACTTCGAACTCAACATCAGCATGGGTGAGTTGCGCTCCATCCAGGTCTTCGTCGTAGGCCAGGCACGCCGCCCCGGGGTCTACACCGTCAGCTCCCTGAGCACTCTGCTCAACGCTCTCTTCGCGTCCGGTGGCCCCTCCGGCACAGGCAGCCTCCGCCACATTGAACTGCGCCGGGGAAGCAGTGTGGTCACGGAGCTTGATCTCTACGACTTTCTGCTCCATGGAGATAAGAGCAAAGACGTTCGTCTGGAACCCGGCGATGTGATCTTTATCCCGCAGATCGGACCGCAGGTCGCCATCACTGGAAGCGTGAACACGCCCGCGATCTTCGAACTCCGGAATGAAGCCTCGATCTCGCAGCTCCTGCAGCTGGCAGGCGGAGTCAGCGTCGTTGCTTCCTCCGCTCTGATCCGGGTCGAGAGCATTTATGAGCACAGCGAGCGGGCCTTTCAAGACGTGGATCTCAGCTCCCCCGCCCCTTTCCCGGTCAAAAATGGAGATATTGTCTCCATTGGATCCATCACCGACCGCTTCCGGGAGACGATCACGCTTCGCGGAAACGTAGCCAACCCGGGCCGGTATACGTGGCATGCTGGCATGCACGTCCGTGACCTGATCCCCAATAAGGATGCTCTGATCACGCGCGCCTACTACCGCTCGATCACCGCACTTGGACAGAACACCAACTACAACGGCCCTGTGGACACCGGTCTCAACACCATGTCTGCCGCAGCTGCCGCACCCAGTTCCAGAGGTAGCAATACTGCAAGCAGCATCACCGCTGGCGGCGGGACGATCACTGGCGACCTGAACGGCCCGTCCTCAACCACCACGGCATCCACCGCCAACACCACGACCCGGACCGACGTCGTTCTACCAGCTCCTGACATCAACTGGGACTACGCCGTCATCGAGCGTCAGGATCCCGACGGTCTGAACACGACGTTGCTTCCCTTCCGTCTCGGCGACCTCGTACTTCGCAATGACGAGTCACAGAATCTCGCTCTCCAGCCGGGAGATGTTGTCACAATCTTCTCGCAGGCCGATCTTCGTGTTCCTTCGGCTCATCAGACGCGCTTCATCCATCTCGAAGGAGAGTTCGTCTCCGCGGGTGTTTACAGCGTGCTCCCTGGCGAAACGCTCCGCCAGGTCATCCAGCGCGCGGGTGGCCTTACGCCCGACGCCTTCCTTTATGCGTCCGAGTTCACCCGTGAGTCCACACGCAGGATCCAGCAGCAGCGCCTGAGTGAATACGCTGATTCGTTGGAAGCCCAGATCAACACGCAATCCTCAAAGGCCATGTCGAACAGCACCGGAAATACTGACGGAATCACAGCAGAGCTGCTGCCCGCACGCCAATCGGTAGCTCGACTTCGGCAGCTTCGCGCCACGGGACGCATTGTGCTCCAGATGAAGCCGGATGATGTTGGCCTGAACGCCATCCCCGATATGTCCATCGAAGACGGAGACCGCTTCGTGATTTCACGTAAGCCGTCCACAGTTCTGGTGCAGGGAGAGGTCTTCTCGCCCAATGCATTCCTCTTCGAGTCAGGGCATCGCGTGAAGGATTACCTCCACATCGCGGGTGGACCGGACCGCCAGGCGGACAAATCCCGCATCTTCGTGATTCGTGCGGATGGCTCTGTGATCTCCAAACAGTTTGGGAATCTTGACCACGCTCCAATCTTTGCCGGAGATACGGTTGTCGTTCCACCCCAGGTCAAGACGGGAAGCTTGCTCCGTGATCTGGCCCTCATTTCGACCGTCGTCAACTCGGTGACGCAGATCGGCTTGCTCGGCGCAGTCATCCTTACGAGATAG
- a CDS encoding GumC family protein, which yields MSTNDAQSGEYLPQPEIQTGEEGFDLLQLGLIFLKHLRLVLFCTLAMGIGAYVVTLFIHRAYGAHATFLLESQDSANGLTGNLFFSRPTDPTISLLQSESVSELLVSGQHLEPLFPNMTPRAIQRQAAGEATFARSADGMFIISVTDVKPERAVAIANGYLQALQELNDRMNLDAAKHRRTFYESQVDEERDALEKAELRLTELQQKTGVVQPESQTSMELSTIASLKAQITAQQVALSTLLTGATEQNPEVIRMRTEIDALSAQERRMEASFNGKQTNDIPATNLEYQHRLADVTYHRTLLTSFSSEFQQARLQSTYQSPHVRVVDMAHLPLPITWPPSMKITLIFVAIGFFLGILLAGMRHMAERLMVDPERRLQVEEMKHSLRRALFLRS from the coding sequence ATGTCCACGAACGACGCTCAATCCGGTGAATACTTGCCTCAGCCAGAGATCCAGACTGGCGAGGAAGGGTTCGATCTTCTTCAGTTAGGCCTTATTTTTCTCAAGCACCTCCGCCTCGTTTTGTTCTGCACTCTTGCCATGGGGATTGGTGCGTACGTTGTGACCTTGTTCATTCACAGGGCCTATGGAGCACACGCGACATTTCTGCTTGAATCACAGGACTCTGCAAACGGTTTGACCGGAAATCTCTTCTTCAGCAGACCGACCGACCCAACCATCTCTCTTCTGCAGAGCGAGTCGGTGTCGGAGCTCCTTGTAAGCGGACAGCATCTTGAACCGCTCTTTCCTAACATGACGCCACGGGCCATTCAGAGACAAGCTGCCGGAGAGGCCACCTTTGCCCGCTCTGCGGACGGCATGTTCATTATTTCGGTCACCGACGTGAAACCGGAACGGGCCGTCGCCATCGCGAATGGTTACCTGCAGGCCTTGCAGGAGCTGAATGACCGCATGAACCTCGATGCAGCCAAGCATCGTCGCACTTTTTACGAGAGCCAGGTCGACGAAGAACGTGACGCCCTGGAAAAGGCAGAACTTCGACTGACAGAACTTCAGCAGAAGACCGGCGTCGTACAGCCCGAAAGCCAGACTTCCATGGAGCTTTCCACGATCGCGAGCTTGAAAGCGCAGATTACGGCTCAGCAGGTGGCCCTTTCGACGCTTCTCACTGGCGCAACCGAACAGAATCCGGAAGTCATTCGAATGCGAACGGAGATCGACGCGCTTTCAGCGCAAGAGCGTCGCATGGAAGCAAGTTTCAACGGCAAGCAGACCAACGATATCCCGGCAACGAACCTTGAATATCAGCATCGGTTGGCGGACGTCACGTATCACCGCACTCTGCTGACCTCCTTTTCCTCAGAATTCCAGCAGGCCCGCCTGCAGTCGACCTACCAGTCGCCCCACGTCCGCGTCGTCGATATGGCCCACCTTCCCCTGCCGATTACGTGGCCACCAAGCATGAAGATCACTTTGATCTTCGTCGCCATCGGATTTTTTCTTGGCATCCTGCTCGCTGGAATGCGCCATATGGCTGAACGCCTCATGGTTGACCCGGAGCGTCGCCTTCAGGTGGAAGAGATGAAGCACTCTCTTCGCAGGGCCCTCTTCCTTCGGAGCTAG
- a CDS encoding VOC family protein, protein MDLQFDHLGLVTSDLVTARAHLSITLGIQAWSQVFDDPGIGVSVQFGIGNNGSPVFELIAPLGETSPVAQALKQSRNILNHIAYLVPNLESAADHLRTQGCFPTGDPMPAVAYGGQRVQFFLSPLRFMMELIEAPAHQHRFFE, encoded by the coding sequence ATGGACCTCCAATTCGACCATCTGGGACTTGTCACCAGCGACTTGGTCACCGCACGCGCTCACCTCTCCATCACGCTGGGCATTCAAGCCTGGAGTCAGGTCTTCGACGATCCCGGTATCGGCGTCTCCGTGCAATTTGGCATAGGGAACAACGGCTCTCCTGTCTTCGAACTGATCGCTCCTCTTGGGGAGACGAGCCCCGTCGCGCAGGCGCTCAAGCAAAGTCGAAACATCCTCAATCACATCGCTTACCTTGTACCCAATCTTGAGTCGGCAGCGGATCATCTGCGCACGCAGGGATGTTTCCCAACGGGCGATCCCATGCCTGCCGTGGCGTATGGCGGCCAACGCGTGCAGTTCTTCCTGTCTCCCCTGCGCTTTATGATGGAACTCATCGAAGCACCCGCCCATCAGCATCGCTTCTTCGAGTAG
- a CDS encoding HAD-IIIC family phosphatase, translating into MAHTSFNPECLLQWLPTAPADWSARLSEAQQTADPWLHLQALANFRLDFLANAKLDRALTKTVATHSIPASFISLRLGLLASSTTRHLLPSMRVAALRRGIVLEIYEGGYGQYMQELADPLSGLRSFNPQALLFAFDEHHIVELAQQGEPMDRVRLAWKLAREHTSAALFHQTMLPVFPRLLGSNEHRLSTSPESILQRFNLELTTEADREGAALLDVTAPSAQDGLTIWHDPALWHRAKQIINPAAAPLYAEALAPLLAAHLGRSRKCLVLDLDNTLWGGVIGDDGVEGIQLGHGHAEGEAFLAFHQFCLRLRDRGILLAVCSKNEEAAALPPFSQHPETLLRREHFAAFYANWQDKPTNLRTIAHHLNIGLDSLVFVDDNPFERALVRRELPEVAVPELPEDPALFAATIARAGYFESLGLTPEDLERARHYQANQSREDLRCSVTDLDGYLRSLQMELRYRPFDEANLQRIAQLTQKTNQFNVTTRRHTAEELRVMMQDPCTVTLQFQLRDSFGDNGTIALLIAFVRETSLVIDTWLMSCRVLGRRVEDAVLRLLVEEAKQRQLDLIEGEFRPTAKNTPVENLFPRLGFTPEVSTSEAQWFSLDVGAYSPAEIPMLITHE; encoded by the coding sequence GTGGCGCACACCTCCTTCAATCCGGAATGTCTTCTGCAATGGCTGCCCACCGCTCCAGCAGACTGGTCTGCGCGCCTCTCTGAGGCACAACAGACCGCAGATCCCTGGCTACACCTGCAGGCCCTGGCGAACTTCCGCCTGGACTTTCTTGCAAACGCGAAGCTGGATCGCGCTCTCACAAAGACCGTCGCCACTCATTCAATCCCAGCCAGCTTTATTTCTCTTCGACTCGGCCTGCTCGCGTCGTCCACGACGCGCCACCTTTTGCCCAGCATGCGGGTCGCGGCGCTTCGGCGAGGCATCGTGCTTGAGATCTATGAAGGCGGATACGGGCAGTACATGCAGGAGCTTGCCGATCCGCTTTCAGGACTGCGCAGCTTCAATCCGCAGGCTCTGCTCTTCGCATTTGACGAACACCATATAGTCGAACTCGCACAACAGGGCGAGCCCATGGATCGTGTGCGCCTCGCGTGGAAGCTCGCGCGCGAGCATACCTCGGCGGCACTCTTTCACCAGACCATGCTTCCCGTCTTCCCGCGTCTGCTCGGTTCGAACGAGCATCGTCTTTCAACGTCTCCGGAGAGCATCCTCCAGCGTTTCAACTTAGAACTGACCACAGAGGCCGACCGCGAAGGCGCTGCTCTGCTCGACGTGACCGCACCGTCCGCACAGGATGGTCTCACCATCTGGCACGACCCCGCTCTATGGCATCGAGCCAAGCAGATCATCAATCCCGCTGCTGCCCCCTTGTACGCAGAGGCCCTTGCACCGTTACTCGCCGCGCACCTCGGAAGGTCTCGCAAATGCCTCGTTCTCGATCTCGACAATACCCTCTGGGGTGGCGTCATCGGCGACGACGGCGTGGAAGGCATTCAGCTTGGCCACGGGCATGCCGAAGGCGAAGCGTTTCTTGCGTTCCACCAGTTCTGCCTGCGCCTGCGCGATCGCGGCATCCTGCTCGCCGTCTGCTCCAAGAATGAGGAAGCTGCCGCCCTTCCTCCCTTCTCGCAACATCCTGAGACCTTGCTGCGGCGCGAGCATTTTGCCGCGTTCTACGCTAACTGGCAGGACAAACCTACCAATCTGCGAACCATCGCTCACCACCTGAACATTGGTTTGGACTCTTTGGTCTTTGTGGATGACAACCCCTTCGAGCGCGCTCTTGTTCGCCGCGAACTTCCGGAGGTCGCCGTCCCGGAGTTGCCCGAAGATCCCGCGCTGTTCGCGGCCACCATCGCACGCGCAGGATACTTCGAATCCCTCGGACTCACTCCGGAAGACCTCGAACGCGCACGCCACTATCAGGCGAATCAGTCCCGCGAAGATCTCCGCTGTTCTGTCACCGATCTCGATGGATACCTGCGCTCACTACAGATGGAGCTGCGCTATCGTCCCTTCGACGAAGCCAATCTCCAGCGCATTGCGCAACTCACGCAGAAGACCAACCAGTTCAATGTCACCACGCGGCGTCATACCGCTGAAGAGCTTCGCGTCATGATGCAGGATCCCTGTACGGTGACTTTGCAGTTTCAATTGAGGGACAGCTTTGGAGACAACGGCACCATCGCCCTCCTCATCGCCTTCGTTCGTGAGACGAGTCTCGTGATCGATACATGGCTGATGAGCTGCCGCGTACTGGGCAGGCGGGTGGAGGATGCCGTGCTTCGCCTCCTCGTGGAGGAAGCAAAACAACGTCAGCTCGACCTCATTGAGGGAGAGTTTCGGCCCACAGCGAAAAACACCCCCGTTGAGAACCTCTTCCCCCGTCTAGGCTTCACACCGGAAGTCTCCACTTCCGAAGCCCAATGGTTTTCTCTCGATGTCGGAGCATACTCACCCGCAGAGATTCCCATGCTCATCACCCATGAGTAG
- a CDS encoding glycosyltransferase family 9 protein produces the protein MPRSLIVKLGAIGDVIMTLPAAFALHESGHEIHWICGRGVLPILELYPWVHPIPVDERALLQSSLIQRLQTMIGLWRKLGLSHYDTIATIYYDRRYQTLTLPVRARRKILLRQGDRALDLLPNRHHTDEYARLLVGEDAGPVPDSLAPIFPANLPPSPLPPPQRMRIVLAPAGAKNLLRDDALRRWPAESYVSLAGIALEAGYEVVLAGGPDDVWIRPYFEHLPVIDLIAQLSLPQLLALFDASAAVVTHDTGPLHLAGITKTRLLGIFGPISPWERLPRRPGTAAIWGGEGFACRPCYVAGNFAACTNNLCIQQVTPAMAFQQLQVLLEGEPASPFVVVPQPPPGAFV, from the coding sequence ATGCCTCGCAGTTTAATCGTTAAACTCGGTGCCATTGGCGACGTCATCATGACGTTGCCTGCGGCCTTTGCTTTGCACGAAAGCGGGCACGAGATTCACTGGATCTGCGGGCGAGGCGTTCTTCCTATTCTGGAACTCTATCCGTGGGTGCATCCCATTCCGGTCGACGAGCGTGCGCTTCTGCAATCCAGCCTGATCCAACGCTTGCAAACGATGATCGGTCTCTGGCGAAAGCTTGGCCTTTCCCACTACGACACGATTGCCACGATCTACTATGACCGGCGTTACCAGACGCTCACACTTCCTGTGCGTGCGCGGCGGAAGATTCTTCTGCGGCAGGGCGACCGAGCATTGGACCTGCTTCCCAATCGCCATCACACCGACGAGTACGCGCGGCTTCTTGTAGGAGAAGATGCGGGCCCGGTGCCTGACTCGCTGGCCCCCATCTTCCCTGCCAATCTGCCTCCGTCTCCGCTTCCGCCCCCTCAGAGAATGCGCATCGTGCTGGCACCGGCTGGCGCAAAAAATCTTCTGAGAGATGACGCGCTGCGCCGCTGGCCTGCGGAGAGCTATGTCTCGCTCGCCGGGATAGCGTTGGAGGCTGGTTATGAAGTCGTGCTCGCGGGCGGCCCGGACGACGTCTGGATTCGACCCTATTTTGAGCACCTTCCGGTCATCGATCTCATCGCGCAGCTCTCGCTTCCTCAACTTCTCGCCCTCTTCGACGCCTCCGCGGCAGTGGTCACCCACGATACCGGCCCACTTCATCTTGCAGGCATCACAAAGACAAGACTTCTCGGGATCTTTGGCCCAATCTCTCCCTGGGAGCGGCTTCCGCGCCGCCCCGGCACTGCGGCCATCTGGGGAGGCGAAGGCTTTGCCTGCCGCCCCTGTTACGTGGCGGGAAACTTCGCAGCGTGCACCAATAACCTTTGTATTCAGCAGGTGACTCCCGCCATGGCCTTCCAGCAGCTTCAAGTGCTTCTTGAGGGCGAACCTGCTTCTCCGTTTGTGGTCGTCCCGCAGCCCCCTCCAGGGGCCTTCGTATGA